The window GAAGGTCGAGCGCGACCTCAAGAACACCGCCTCATCGGTCTCGGTGAAAACCGACAAGGACATCGCCCGCGAGAACACCGGAAACGCGACCGTGTCCGAGATTCTCGTCGGCACACCCAACGTGACCTACACCGACACGGTCAGTGCGCCGATCATCCGCGGCCAGGACACGCAAGGCCCGCTCACCGGCCAGAACTCGTTCTGGGGCGGCACGGTGCCGCGCGCCACGATCAATGTCGACGGCCACTATCTCAGCTACAACGAGTTCTATTTCGGCGCGACCTCGCCTTGGGACGTCAAGAGCATCGAGGTCTTCCGCGGGCCGCAGACGACCTCGCAAGGCGCCAACGCCATCGCCGGCGCTATCATCGTCAACACCAAGGACCCGAGCTTCACGCCGGAAGCCGGCTTCCTGACAGAGTTCGGCAGCTATTCGACACGGCGCGCGGCGCTGATGCTGTCCGGGCCGATCATCAAGGACCAGCTCGCCGGGCGCATCACGCTCGACTACTCCGGCCGCGACACTTTCATCGACTACATCAGCCCGAACTTCCAGCGGCGCTATGCCGACCAGGATTTCAGGAACCTGAACCTGCGCGCCAAGCTGCTCTGGCGCCCGACCGAGCTGCCGGGCTTCGAGGCGAAGCTGACCTATTCGCGCAATGAGAGTAACCGGCCGAGCCAGGAGGCAGCGTCGGCCCCGTTCGACCGGCTGAAGCACATCACCACGACGATGCCGAGCTTCAAGCAGAACAGCAACACCGGCATCCTCGACCTCAGTTACGACTTCGGCAATCGCTTCAAGCTGTTCAACCAGACCCAATACACCGACCTCTCGGTGAGCCGGAAGACGGGCCTGCTCGGCAATGGCGACGCCTACATCAACCAGACGAACATCTCGAACGAGCTCCGGCTGACCTATGGCGAGCAGAGCGACGTACTCAGCGGTGTCGCCGGCATCTATTACGCCCATACCAAGACGGACGAGATCCTCTATCTCACCGGTCAGTCGACCTTCGACGATACCAAGCGCAATCTCGGCATCTTCGGCGAGATGAGCTATCGCCTGACAGACCGCTGGACCTTCACCGGCTCGCTGCGCTTCCAACAGGACCAGATCGAGCGCGAGGGCAGGACGGTCTTCGCAGCGCGGGGCGTCGATTTTGACAAGACCTTCCAGGCCGTGCTGCCGAAGGCCTCGATCGCCTATGCGGTAACGCCGGACTGGACCGTCGGCGCCATGGTCAATCGCGGCTATAATCCCGGCGGCGTCTCGCTCAACCTGACGGCGGGCCAGTGGCAGCCGTTCAAGGAAGAGACGCTCTGGAACTATGAGCTGTTCACCCGCGCCAGCCTGCTCAACAACCGGCTGAACGTCAGTGGCAACCTGTTCTACACCGACTTCCAGAACGCCCAGTACTTCATCCCGGTCGTCCTCAGGACGGGCGTGGTCCAGTCCTATGCGATCAATGCCGAGAAGGCCCATGCCTACGGGCTCGAGGTCAGCGCCGATTACCGCCTCCTCGACAACCTGACGCTCAAGGCCGGCGCCGGCCTGCTGCGCACCGAGATCGACAAGATCTCCGCGAATACCGGTTACAAGGGCAACGAGTTCGCCAAGTCGCCGGGCTACATGGTGAGCTTCGGCGTGAGCTGGGACGTCACCAGCAAGTTCAACCTCACCGCCCAGCTCCGCCACACCGACGGCTATTATTCCGACGTCGCCAATACGCGTCTTTTCCTGATCAAGCCCTATACGATCGCCGATCTGCGGGCGAGCTACCAGGTCACCGACAATCTGCAGGTATACGGCTACGTGAAGAACATCTTCGACGAGCGCGCGCCGACCTATATGCAGCAGAATCGCGGCATCGGCGGCACCGAGGCGAGCATGACCGAGCCGCGCATGTTCGGCGCCGGCATCAAGGGCACGTTCTGAGCGAAAGCGCTGATTGCGTCCGACCTACACGGCATGGCGGCGCGACTACGCCCCGCCATGCCTGTCGACCCCGCTTCGTCAGTGAAGGATGATCTCATGAGCGAGACGTCGCCCGCCGCTCCGCCGCCGGGTCCGCCCTTGCGGCTGCTGCAGCAGATCGCCGCCTATCGCACCTCCCATTGCATCCGCACCGCGGTCGAGCTCGGCATTCCGGCCCTGCTGCAGGAGGCACCGCAAACCGCCGCCGATCTCGCCGAACGCATCGGTGGCAAGGCCGATCTGCTGGCGCGCCTGCTCGATCATCTCGTCAACGAGGAGGTGATCGACCGCGACGATACGGGACGCTATCTCGCCTTGCCGGCGACGCGCGCCCTCGTCCCGGGCCATCCTCATTCACTGGTGCCCTGGGTGCGGTTCGAGCTCGATCCGCTGCATGGGCGAGCCTGGGAACAGCTCGGCGAGCAGATCAAGGTCGGCACGCCGGCCTTCGAGCTCGCCCATGGCAGCCCGTTCTTCACTTGGCTCGGCCAGGACGAGGCGGCCCAGCAGCGCTTCGACATCCAGATGCGCGCGATCGCGACGGCGCTGATCGGCATCGCGGTACGCCACATCCAGTTTTCGGCCGGCGAGACGATCGTCGACGTCGGCGGCGGAGACGGCTCACTCCTGGCCGAGATGCTCAGCCGCAATCCAGGCACCACCGGCGTGTTGTTCGAACTGCCGCGCGCCACCGAGGCACTCAATCCGCGCTTCGTCGAGCTGATGCAGGCCGGGCGCGCCGCGCTGAAGCACGGTTCGTTCTTCGAGGAGATTCCGCCCGGGGGAGACACCTATGTCTTCAGCCGGATCCTGCACGACTTCGATGACGCGGCCGCCGGCCGGATCCTGGCCAACGCCAGTGCCGCGACCAAGCGGCATGAGCGCTTCGTCATCGTCGACATCATGGTCGATCCCGCCCGTGCCAAACCCAACGAGACCTCGCAGGACCTGTTGATGATGGTGCTGATGGGCGGGCGCGAGCGCAGCGCGGGCGAGTTCTCGCAGCTGCTGGCCGCAAACGGCTTCGCCACGGCTTCGGTCACGCCGACCGCGTCCCCCTTCCACATCCTGGAATTCAGTCACGGGCCGAAAGAGGCAAAGGCTCCGGCCTGACACCGGCGTCAGCTCGTCAGTCCAGGATCAGGACGCGCGTCAACAGCAAGCCGCCAAGCTGCGAGAAGCGGACCTCGATCTTGCGGCCGACCGGGAATTCCGGCGACAGCTCTTCGGCAAGGCGCAACTGCGCCCGGCCCTGCGCGTCCCAGCTCGCCAGCTCGGCGCTGTGAAAGGACATCGGGCGGCGCAGGAGCGGATAAAGGGCCTTGAACAGGCTTTCCTTGGCCGAGAACGCCAGCGTTACCGGGAAGGGATCGGCCTCACTTGCGAAACGGCGGCGCTCCCAAGGCGTCATGGCCTCGTGGGCGATCTCGCTGGCTTCGGCTTGGTCCAAGAGCTTCTCGATATCGACGCCGACGCCACGACCTGCTCCCGCCGTCATGGCAAGGGCGATCGCGACGTCGCCGCTGTGCGAGATCGAGCCCACAATGCCCTCCGGCCAGACCGGCGAGCGATCCGGAGCCATCCCCGGGTAGGAGCTCTGCCCCGTCAGGAGCCGCAGCGCCTCGCTCGCGCAGCTTCGCCCCGCCAGCCATTCCGCCCTGCGCCGCGGCGCGGCGCGCGCGATGCGCTCCGGCAGCACGACATCGAGGTCCGCGGGGCCGGTTTGCCAGGAGAAACGCATCGCGACACAGCGATAGTCGACGGGCTCGTCGTCCCAGGGGCTGATCCGCTGCGGGAGGCCCTCACGCACCGAGCGTCGCGCCGCCGTCCACGACGATGTCCTGGAGCGTCACATGGCCGGCCTGGTCCGAGGCGAGATAGAGCACGACATCGGCGATGTCGTCGGGCGTCGCGATCTTGCCGAGCGGGATGCCGAGCTTGAACTGCTCCGGCAGGCCGGCGACGAGCCTGTCCTTGCCTTCGGGGTCGTTCAGCATGCCGGCCAGCATCGGCGTGTCGGTCGAGCCCGGCGAGACGACGTTACAGCGCACGCCATAGGGAGCGAGCTCCAGCGCGACGCAATGGCTCAGCGCCGCCAGCGCCGCCTTGGAGGCGCAATAGGCGGTCATGCCGGTGCGCGGCACATGCGCGGCATTGGAGGCGACATTGACGATCGCGCCGCGACGCTGGCGCTTGAAGACTGGAATCCATTGCTGCAGCAGATGGAAGGGACCGCCGGCATTGACGTCGATGCAGGCGCGCCAATCCTCCAGTGTCAACGCTTCTGCCG is drawn from Bosea sp. Tri-49 and contains these coding sequences:
- the dhbA gene encoding 2,3-dihydro-2,3-dihydroxybenzoate dehydrogenase → MDQRFKGRRVLVTGAAGGIGRRVAERFVEEGAEVIGLDRQAGDGETPFRVLAVDVADPAAIRTVSDSLKAEFDRLDMLVNAAGVLRLGAAEALTLEDWRACIDVNAGGPFHLLQQWIPVFKRQRRGAIVNVASNAAHVPRTGMTAYCASKAALAALSHCVALELAPYGVRCNVVSPGSTDTPMLAGMLNDPEGKDRLVAGLPEQFKLGIPLGKIATPDDIADVVLYLASDQAGHVTLQDIVVDGGATLGA
- a CDS encoding methyltransferase, translating into MSETSPAAPPPGPPLRLLQQIAAYRTSHCIRTAVELGIPALLQEAPQTAADLAERIGGKADLLARLLDHLVNEEVIDRDDTGRYLALPATRALVPGHPHSLVPWVRFELDPLHGRAWEQLGEQIKVGTPAFELAHGSPFFTWLGQDEAAQQRFDIQMRAIATALIGIAVRHIQFSAGETIVDVGGGDGSLLAEMLSRNPGTTGVLFELPRATEALNPRFVELMQAGRAALKHGSFFEEIPPGGDTYVFSRILHDFDDAAAGRILANASAATKRHERFVIVDIMVDPARAKPNETSQDLLMMVLMGGRERSAGEFSQLLAANGFATASVTPTASPFHILEFSHGPKEAKAPA
- a CDS encoding 4'-phosphopantetheinyl transferase family protein, with amino-acid sequence MREGLPQRISPWDDEPVDYRCVAMRFSWQTGPADLDVVLPERIARAAPRRRAEWLAGRSCASEALRLLTGQSSYPGMAPDRSPVWPEGIVGSISHSGDVAIALAMTAGAGRGVGVDIEKLLDQAEASEIAHEAMTPWERRRFASEADPFPVTLAFSAKESLFKALYPLLRRPMSFHSAELASWDAQGRAQLRLAEELSPEFPVGRKIEVRFSQLGGLLLTRVLILD
- a CDS encoding TonB-dependent receptor, which translates into the protein MSSKLVLLRSVSLVSLMAIAAAAPAFAQSNPAPAAGTTIDLDTIMVTGEKVERDLKNTASSVSVKTDKDIARENTGNATVSEILVGTPNVTYTDTVSAPIIRGQDTQGPLTGQNSFWGGTVPRATINVDGHYLSYNEFYFGATSPWDVKSIEVFRGPQTTSQGANAIAGAIIVNTKDPSFTPEAGFLTEFGSYSTRRAALMLSGPIIKDQLAGRITLDYSGRDTFIDYISPNFQRRYADQDFRNLNLRAKLLWRPTELPGFEAKLTYSRNESNRPSQEAASAPFDRLKHITTTMPSFKQNSNTGILDLSYDFGNRFKLFNQTQYTDLSVSRKTGLLGNGDAYINQTNISNELRLTYGEQSDVLSGVAGIYYAHTKTDEILYLTGQSTFDDTKRNLGIFGEMSYRLTDRWTFTGSLRFQQDQIEREGRTVFAARGVDFDKTFQAVLPKASIAYAVTPDWTVGAMVNRGYNPGGVSLNLTAGQWQPFKEETLWNYELFTRASLLNNRLNVSGNLFYTDFQNAQYFIPVVLRTGVVQSYAINAEKAHAYGLEVSADYRLLDNLTLKAGAGLLRTEIDKISANTGYKGNEFAKSPGYMVSFGVSWDVTSKFNLTAQLRHTDGYYSDVANTRLFLIKPYTIADLRASYQVTDNLQVYGYVKNIFDERAPTYMQQNRGIGGTEASMTEPRMFGAGIKGTF